In one window of Candidatus Omnitrophota bacterium DNA:
- the gspE gene encoding type II secretion system ATPase GspE has product MPEYIRKRLGERLVEEKHITQEQFDLALKKHQETKVPLRQILIDMEFITEDRMVEFVAGVLGIQVCSDLIGKVADPEVTKIIPEKTCRQYHVFPLYKTANVLTVAMADPMDVFAIDDLENISRCKIEAVLSKKDEIYKAIAVFFEQKEQLEEIVKGMAQEAEELEIIRENREEEAEDVVDAVDAPIIRLVNTIISQAIKERASDIHVEPDEKGLRIRYRIDGILRETMSPPKRLQAPIVSRIKIMAGMDISIKRAPQDGRFRIRVENKNIDVRISTVPTIYGEKVVMRLLDQSTIRMGMRQLGLSEECLNRFEEMIKRPYGIIMATGPTGSGKTTTLYLALQSINSPDKNVITIEDPVEYDLGGINQIAVNVKAGVTFANGLRSILRQDPDVIMVGEMRDLETADVAVRAALTGHLVLSTLHTNDAVSSITRMIDMGVPSYLVTSSVCCVLAQRLVRTICEKCKEPFQPTQEVLDAVMLKGLPQEYTFYRGKGCDQCANTGYSGRTGLYELMVVDKELRRLIHEQKSNDMIREAAKKSGMKLLWDDGVEKVLQGKTTLEELKRVTFTEEE; this is encoded by the coding sequence ATGCCTGAATATATTCGAAAGCGACTCGGCGAGAGGTTAGTTGAGGAAAAGCATATCACGCAGGAGCAGTTTGACCTGGCGCTCAAGAAGCACCAGGAGACGAAGGTCCCGCTGCGCCAGATTCTGATCGATATGGAATTCATCACCGAAGACCGCATGGTCGAATTCGTGGCGGGTGTCCTCGGGATCCAGGTTTGCAGCGATCTCATCGGCAAAGTCGCGGATCCCGAAGTCACCAAAATCATCCCCGAGAAAACCTGCCGGCAGTACCACGTCTTCCCGCTTTATAAAACCGCGAACGTCCTCACGGTCGCCATGGCGGACCCGATGGACGTTTTTGCCATTGATGACCTGGAAAATATTTCCCGCTGCAAGATCGAAGCGGTTTTGAGCAAGAAGGACGAGATCTATAAGGCGATAGCGGTGTTCTTCGAACAGAAGGAACAACTGGAGGAGATCGTCAAAGGCATGGCCCAGGAAGCCGAAGAGCTCGAGATCATCCGGGAGAACAGGGAGGAGGAGGCGGAGGACGTCGTGGACGCCGTGGACGCCCCGATCATCCGTCTTGTCAACACCATCATCAGCCAGGCCATCAAGGAACGGGCGAGCGACATCCATGTCGAGCCCGATGAAAAAGGGCTGAGGATCCGTTACCGCATCGACGGGATCCTCCGGGAGACCATGTCGCCGCCCAAGCGCCTGCAGGCCCCGATCGTTTCCCGCATCAAGATCATGGCCGGCATGGACATTTCGATCAAAAGGGCCCCGCAGGACGGACGGTTCAGGATCCGCGTCGAAAACAAGAATATCGACGTGAGGATTTCCACCGTGCCGACCATTTACGGCGAGAAGGTGGTCATGCGCCTCCTGGACCAGAGCACGATCCGGATGGGGATGAGGCAGCTGGGCCTGAGCGAGGAGTGCCTGAACCGTTTTGAGGAGATGATCAAGAGGCCCTACGGGATCATCATGGCCACCGGGCCGACCGGGAGCGGAAAGACGACGACCCTTTATCTGGCCCTCCAATCGATCAATTCGCCGGACAAGAATGTGATCACGATCGAGGATCCGGTGGAATACGATCTGGGGGGCATTAACCAGATCGCCGTGAACGTCAAAGCCGGCGTGACGTTCGCCAATGGCTTGAGGTCCATCCTTCGCCAGGACCCGGACGTGATCATGGTCGGCGAGATGCGTGACCTCGAAACGGCCGATGTCGCTGTCCGTGCCGCCCTGACGGGGCACCTGGTCCTGAGCACGCTTCACACCAATGACGCGGTCAGCTCCATCACCCGGATGATCGACATGGGGGTGCCGTCTTACCTCGTAACGTCGTCCGTTTGCTGCGTGCTGGCCCAGCGTCTGGTCCGCACGATCTGTGAAAAATGCAAAGAGCCCTTTCAGCCGACACAGGAGGTCCTGGACGCGGTCATGCTGAAAGGCCTCCCTCAGGAATACACCTTTTACCGCGGGAAAGGGTGCGACCAATGCGCGAATACCGGTTACAGCGGGAGGACCGGCCTTTATGAGCTCATGGTCGTCGACAAGGAGCTTCGGCGGCTGATCCACGAGCAGAAATCCAACGACATGATCCGCGAAGCCGCAAAAAAATCAGGGATGAAGCTGCTGTGGGACGATGGTGTCGAGAAAGTCCTCCAGGGGAAAACGACCTTGGAGGAGCTGAAAAGAGTGACGTTTACCGAGGAGGAATGA
- a CDS encoding response regulator, producing the protein MTIPKVIMIVDDDQSLVGLMKYQLEAQGHTVVTAPDGQEGLEKLKSVQPDLIILDIHMPRMSGLEFFKNIITGYGHVRYPVLILTSKAEFEAIFQDMGAAGFVAKPFLVEHLLSETGRILAKFHRPAVLLVELAENIHSPKIAEALEKEQYQVVFLRSIQQLKDAVPQPLPRFILMEFMQKGISGDELIRAFKGHPALKDIPVIVYSYSGIVDCKGASLKAGAAKYVDDPRHYEELVRAIREIEINPKR; encoded by the coding sequence ATGACGATACCCAAGGTCATCATGATTGTCGATGACGACCAAAGCCTGGTCGGGCTGATGAAGTATCAGCTTGAGGCTCAAGGTCATACTGTTGTCACGGCCCCTGACGGCCAGGAAGGGCTGGAGAAGCTGAAGTCCGTTCAGCCGGACCTCATCATCCTGGACATCCATATGCCCAGGATGAGCGGCCTGGAGTTTTTTAAAAACATCATCACCGGTTATGGGCATGTCCGTTATCCTGTCCTGATTCTGACCTCCAAGGCCGAATTTGAGGCGATCTTTCAGGACATGGGAGCGGCGGGTTTTGTCGCAAAACCCTTTCTGGTCGAGCATTTGCTGTCCGAGACGGGGAGGATCCTCGCGAAATTCCACCGGCCCGCCGTTCTCCTGGTTGAACTTGCCGAGAACATCCACTCCCCAAAGATCGCGGAAGCCCTGGAAAAAGAGCAGTATCAGGTGGTCTTTCTCCGCAGCATCCAGCAGCTCAAGGACGCCGTCCCCCAGCCGCTCCCGAGATTTATCCTCATGGAATTCATGCAGAAAGGGATCTCCGGTGATGAGTTGATCCGGGCATTCAAAGGCCATCCCGCGCTTAAAGATATTCCCGTTATTGTTTATTCCTATTCCGGCATCGTGGACTGTAAGGGGGCCAGCCTGAAGGCGGGGGCCGCCAAATATGTTGACGACCCGCGCCATTATGAAGAACTGGTCCGGGCGATACGGGAAATCGAAATCAATCCCAAAAGGTGA
- a CDS encoding response regulator — protein MIKEPLTTGQVAEYCHVTYRAVLKWIAEGKLKAYRTPGQHSRVGINDFLDFLEKYRMPIPQGLERVSLKKKVLIVDDDRRIVQLVRKTLETDTRYDINVAYDGFSAGRIFSSFHPDLVVLDIKMPGVDGYEVCAHIRGDPANKDVKIIAVSGSFASEGEDKMLQAGANVCVAKPFDVEELKKKIDTMLE, from the coding sequence ATGATCAAGGAGCCGTTGACAACCGGGCAGGTGGCGGAATATTGCCATGTGACTTACAGGGCCGTGCTCAAATGGATCGCTGAGGGTAAGTTGAAGGCCTACCGCACTCCCGGCCAGCACAGCCGTGTCGGGATCAATGACTTTCTTGACTTCCTTGAGAAGTACCGCATGCCCATTCCCCAGGGGCTCGAGAGGGTCAGTCTCAAGAAAAAAGTCCTGATTGTGGATGATGACCGCAGGATCGTCCAACTGGTCAGAAAAACTCTCGAAACAGACACCCGTTACGATATTAATGTCGCTTACGACGGTTTCAGTGCCGGCCGTATATTCTCGAGTTTTCACCCGGACTTGGTGGTTTTGGACATCAAGATGCCCGGGGTGGACGGTTATGAGGTCTGCGCCCATATCCGCGGAGATCCCGCCAATAAAGACGTCAAGATCATTGCCGTTTCAGGGTCGTTCGCAAGCGAGGGAGAGGACAAGATGCTCCAGGCCGGCGCGAACGTGTGTGTGGCCAAACCTTTTGATGTCGAGGAGCTGAAAAAAAAGATCGACACAATGCTGGAGTGA